DNA sequence from the Halodesulfovibrio sp. MK-HDV genome:
GGTGATGTTTCGCCTGAAGAGGCACAATACATTACCTTTAAGCCTGGTTCTGCGTTGGTTCCTAAGTCAGATATCAAAATGCTCACTAAGATTGCGTCAGTATTGAAAACAAAGACGTCTATTACCCTTGAATGTCTTGGACATTACAATACAGAGATCGATGTGAAAGGTTTGAAAGACCGTGCGCTTAGCATGGCTGTTAAAAAAGAATGGTATGACACTCTTTCAAGCGCCACAAAGAAAAATATTGATATTGAATCAGCGGCAATTCCAAGATTTAACTATGAGGAGTTTCTTAAGGCGGCGTACGAAAACGTCCCGGAAGGGAAAAATGACGGTCGCCCTGGCGGGGTCTTTGGATACGACGATCAGTCAGTGCAACAGATGGAAGAATATCTTCGCAATTCTGTGGACACTTCGCATGAAGCATTGCGCAAACTCTCACTTGATAGAGCTGAGGCTGTTCGTAAAGTGATCATTGGCAATTCTCCAAAATTGGAGAGTCGAGTGAAGGCTATTCAGGCGGGGGCAAGTAAACAGGACTCACATGCTACGTCTGTACAATTAAAATTAAAACAATAGATTTATCCATAGGTTGACTTGCACATCGAGAAGTCGAAAGGCTGCACACATTCACGTGGGTGCAGCCTTTTTTATATATTCTGAAAAGTAGAGAGGATGTGCATAAACAGACTCCCTACTCCAAGGATTATTGCTAGTACAAGCCAGAAAAATGTTTTGATGATATGTGTGATGCAGTTTTTTATTATAGAAAATGTGGGAGTGGCCGTTGTGGAATTGTAAAAGTCACTTTTGTTTATAATACTATTACAACACTGGACACACTTTTGTAACACCATGCTGTATCTCTCTCTTATTATGTAGAAAATATCTCTATATGTTTTAAGTATAGAATAGTCAATATATCTAGGCGGGGGAATATTGCCAGTTTACAATGTAACAGGCTTCATTAAAATATTTTCTACTCGCTTTATGCCGTATAAGCTATGCGTTATGTATACCTTTAAGGTGGAGAAATCATTTCATTGCTTTGGTTACACAATGTCGACTGATACAATTTTATTGTGCAATAGAATAGATCTATTGCTATCATGGCTATAACGCTGCTCAATAAACAATAAAGGACATGATTTTACTAACGGGATAATTTGAAAAATGATTTCCCGCCCTTTCTCCTGTAATTTATCTTTTGAGGAAGTATATGGATTTGAAAGAAGCCAAAATACAGATCGCTCACTTAAAAGAACAACTCGAAATAGAAAAAGCTCTTAATGATGTAGCCTTTGAGGCTATTGGGATTTTTGACGAAGACCTAAAATGTGTTGCTGCAAACGCAGAGGCCGTTCATGTTTTGGGCTATACATCAGAAGAGCTTTTACATCTTACTGCGTTTGATTTCCTGGCAAAGGAATCACATTCTACTGCAAAGGAAAATGCAAGCAAAGGACTTACCGAGCCCTACTTTGCCACTTGCAAACGCAAGGATGGCACGTTTTTCCCAGCTGAAGTCAGAGCGAATAATGTTATTTTAAAAGGTCGTAAGTTTCGCGCTACGGCCATGCGTGACCTTACCTTTAGTCGGGCAATGGAAACTGATTTAGCTGACGCGCTGTATGAATTGGAGCTTATTTTTAGCAACTGTAAAGTTGGTTTAATGCTTTTAACTGGCGGAAGATATCTACGGCGGGCAAATCAAGCTCTTGCAGATGTTTTAGGGTATGCGTCTCCAGACGAACTTAAAGGCATTAGCATGAGGCAGCTCCATATTTCGTTAGATAAATATGATGAGTTTGGTGAAACAATTTATCCAGAGCTCGCCCATGGGAAGCCTTTGAAATTTGAATATCAAATGCGTAGGCAAGACGGGAACACTATCTGGTGTTCCTTTACTGGGCAGGCTATAGATAGAAATGTCCCTGCCAATCTGTACAAAGGTGTATTGTGGGTAATTGACGATATTACTAAGCGCAAAGCCAAAGAAGAGTATCTGCTGAGGATGGCCACTACAGACGACCTTACAGGTGCACTGCATAGAAAAGAGTTTTTCCGTAGGATTGAATACCTCACGGACGATGTGGATCAAGAAAGTCTGAAGTGTTCAGTCTTGATGATTGATTTGGATAATTTTAAAAACATTAATGACACATACGGGCACGAAGCAGGCGATGCTGTTTTGCGTGACTTTGCTACGCTTTGCAGGGAACAGCTTAGAGATAATGACTTGTTTGCCAGAGTTGGGGGGGAAGAATTTGCAGTGTTTTTGCCTCAGACCACTCGCTATAAGGCAGTCCAAGTTGCTGAGA
Encoded proteins:
- a CDS encoding sensor domain-containing diguanylate cyclase; this encodes MDLKEAKIQIAHLKEQLEIEKALNDVAFEAIGIFDEDLKCVAANAEAVHVLGYTSEELLHLTAFDFLAKESHSTAKENASKGLTEPYFATCKRKDGTFFPAEVRANNVILKGRKFRATAMRDLTFSRAMETDLADALYELELIFSNCKVGLMLLTGGRYLRRANQALADVLGYASPDELKGISMRQLHISLDKYDEFGETIYPELAHGKPLKFEYQMRRQDGNTIWCSFTGQAIDRNVPANLYKGVLWVIDDITKRKAKEEYLLRMATTDDLTGALHRKEFFRRIEYLTDDVDQESLKCSVLMIDLDNFKNINDTYGHEAGDAVLRDFATLCREQLRDNDLFARVGGEEFAVFLPQTTRYKAVQVAERLRKNFADKDTIYCGNFVRCTISIGVAGATSEYVETEELLRSADQRLYKAKESGRNTVVFFDE